Within the Glycine max cultivar Williams 82 chromosome 12, Glycine_max_v4.0, whole genome shotgun sequence genome, the region CTCTCTTATTAAGTTACATCATGGCATATTCCAATGCAACCCTCAATTGTTTTCCAtttgtataatattttcaacTCAAAGTTTAGAAGCCTAATAGAACCATTACCAAGCACTAGTAGTAAACATCAcagatatataaaatataatttatttaaactaaGAAACCCTTGATACTTGATAGAGAACAGAGAACTTGCCTTGCAAACAATAATCATTAACAGAGGAGGAGGCAACCAAATTAGGAAATAAGAATTTGTTGCACACATCCTTATCATCATGGGTAAGGAGGAAGCGGGGGATTAGattagtaaataattaaagtatGATACCAAACCTCAGATATTACTACCATTTCGAGAGGAGGTATCTGCAGTTTGTGTATTTTCCTGTTTCAATGATTTTGGATGAAAGGGATTGAAGTGCAAGAAGCTAAAATTTTGGCAAAAGTGAGTCTTGAGGCAGCCAACTTTTTGTGATTAAGTAGGCAACTTGTAAGCTGGTCTCATGAGGCAGCCCACATTTCAGGATATTAGTTTCTCTATGGAACCATGTGTATGGTAACCTACCTATGTacttagtacctctggtacttttttctcattaatatatatactattatctttgctgatcaaaaaaacaaatagatCTATTATCAAGATACACACTCTTCCTAATTGCAAGTTGATTTCTTCAGGAAACACAATTATATCTGTATAAAGGATTTGTGTTCTTCTGGAAACAGATTAGTAGGGATTGAGAAGCAAGGTGAGGACTCCATGGATTTATTCAGCCAgccaaaaaatgataaaagagaaTACTTTCTTGGAGAGAATGTGAATGCCTGGTATCAATTTGATTGAGAGTGAACATATAGATGGAGAAAAGGAGTGACATGGATAGAATGAAGAGTTTGTTAAGTGGGTGACTCACTTTCGAGAGTGAAGACTCTAATTTATATAATAGTTTGATTTATGTTGATTTTGctgttatattttgtttctttcttctccCTGTTTTTTGATACGCAGACTGCCACTTTAGAACTAGGGGCACTCTATAATGGATACTTGTTTTGGAAGATTTTGTAAGTTTTAGTACAGTAGTGCTACAATAGACATATTTCTGATAAGATGTTATGCTTATGATTTTGACTGCAATATAGCAAATTTACTACAATGGTAAcctaaaaaggtaaaaaaagagactATAATACACTTGTGTACAGTTGTACTTGATGAAAATATACCGATATATATTCATCCTTAGTTAAATTTGCAATAAAGGATTAATTCAATTGAGTTGTTGGTTTGGCATGCTTTTATGAACTTCTATGCTATATTCCATCTATTTTCTCTCTAGTCTGATGTAGTGGCCTGAATCTTGCAGTGCTGGACTTCACCATACAGCTTGTAGAAACAGGAGTAGAGCATGATGCTCTCCTGGCATTGATCATTTTCTCTTTGCAGTATGTCCTAGTCAATCACGAGTATTGGAAATACAAGATGAAACATATTAGATGGAAAATAACATTGAAGGTATGTCCTGCTTCTGTTTTAAGCCACACAATTTTGTACTCAGTTTTGGATCTTTACTAGAACACTTCTAAGATTCCTAGTGACTGGTAATCACTGAAATAATTGAGCATGAGCAAGAAAATAAAGGTAAGTGTGGGAAACATGGTAATTAAAATGACATGGAACATACAGTTTGTATTCCAATTTGAAACAATTTATAAAGAAATTGCATGGAGAGTTGTTTTTAACCTTGAATCATTCAAATCATTTCTGTATTGGACGAATTGCAAAACTGAGCTCCATCATGAGATTCTTGCAGTTGGGTCACACCCAAATAAGGGATCAGGCTGAGCCGTCAAGGTCACACAATCCATTCTGAAAAGAAAATCGATTCTAGGGTTTTTCTTTGCAAATCttctaagattattttttagtttatatttcaCTTTGTTAGCTATATAGCAAACTATTTCACTCTAAAATTCTAGTATATAGATGTTTTCAATATTTCTGTatgttaaaaatactttttatggCATTTTTAATGATAGATGATGAATCTTATGATTCACGGTATGGATTAATTCATGGTTTGGAAAGTAGACCTTCCAATTCGGGAGAtgattatcataatttttaagaagTTGAAAGGTTTTTATCTGTTGTGaattttaaagttaataattaaattatattttcttttttaaataaaataaaatttaggaaTATAGAgctaaatttgaataattagtttttttcccATTGTTTTGAATTTCATGTTTTACTTTGTTAGTTATACATGAGCAATTTGactttaaatttatatagatattttttatatttgtgtatgttaaaatactttttatggCATTTTAAATGATTGATGAAAGATATTTCCAACGCAATAAATTATGTGCATTAGTTTTTGATGCTCCAAAGTCTATGTTAACTGCTTCTAATTTATTGCTAGCACAGTGGGGCATGATTCtggaaaataatataatgtagGTTTTGTACAATTAGGATTAAAATTATGCCGTTGTGATTAATATCAAATGTTGGGGTTCTTTGCAGGTTCTTGAGTTGATGAAAAAATGCATTTCATCAATGCCTTATTATGGAAAATTGGGTGAGATCATAAACAACGTGTTGTTCTCTGATTCTTCCATCCATAACACACTATTCCAAATTGTTTGCACTAATGCACATGCTTTGGAGGTGACGTACATTGAAACTTGGGTTTATTATTCATCCATTTGTTAGTCTATTTTGCTTATTCCTACATCTTATTGAGAAGAACATCTCTTTTTAACAGAAATTGCATGTAAGCCGCCTCTTTGATCCAATGGAAATTGAAGGGTTACAGCTTGCTATAGGTTCTGTTTTAGATATTCTTTCAGTCATGTTGACCAAACTTTCTAAGGTACAGAGGAAAACTGCAAATATCCATGGTTTTATTAGTTACATATGATTACAGAAATTCATATTGATAGGATatcatatttttcttgttatacaTAGAAGTCCATAAACATTGTTTTTGCATAATAACTTACTCTTTCCTAGTAACTGTCTATATCTGTAATATCTTTACATTATGAAAATACTGAAAATCATTCTCTGTTGTCCAGGATACATCATCGAACTTTCCAGTTTTTCTCCAAGCATTGTTCTCATGCACAACCAAACCGGTTCCTGTTGTCACTTCTGTTATGTCCCTGATTTCATACTCTCAAGATCCTGTATGAACACTCTCCTTGCTCAAATTGGAGTGTCATTACATTTTTCTGATCATTTTTATGCACCTACTTGCAATGCTGGTAATgagtttttattgaacaataaTGAGCATCTGCCTCCTTTTTCTTCTGTTAGAGATCTGTGAGCTCTTCAGTGCATGCTTAACACACATTctgttatatattattaattaataatgttaataGCTGCATAAGGGACTGATATTGATCACATTTGCTTGATTTTCCCATTTTTCATAGTTATACACTTACACTTGGGTTGTCCATTAACATTTCTCTTCTATGTGTTGTATTGCCTATTTTTGTTTGGCATGCTTGCTGACACATAGGATGCATTGTTTTTTGTGCATTTGATTCCAAAATCCAGTGGGTCCTACATATCTCTGTGGATGGTTTGTTTGTTACTTATTTTACCTTCCTTTCAGTGAATATATATACTTGTTAATGCCTGATTTTCTATTCATTGCTTGACAAACATACATCTTGTCTGTGTAGGCCATCCAATTCGGTGCTGTTAGGTTTATTTCAATGTTATTTGCCATAGCAGATTGTATTCAACCATTTTCATATGGAATCACATGCTTCATTCCAGATAATGAGGTTAGGGGTGTTACTTTCAGTTtcttcaaatttattgttcttttaGCTTTTTAGCTTGATTTAAGTAAATTTTTGTAACTGGTTTAGATCATGGATTTGAGGCACTCTGTGAACTACATACTGCTTGAGCAATCAGAATCAAATGAAGATCTCTTTGTTGCTACAGTCAATCTGTTTACTTCTGCTGCACATTACCAGGTTTGAATTATGTAGTAAATTAAAGAATTGGATTTCACATTTTGTGGAGAAGTTACAAGGTTACTTGCACTGATACCAATTTTGGGGCAAAGTGTCAAACTCATTTTTTCACCATATTAAGTTGTTCTCAATCACCATTTTCTTATTTGACATTCCTTTTTTGCAGCCTTCTTTCATTGTTGCTATCTTTGCTCTAGAGGAGAACACTGAAGGCCACTTGAGCATTGGTGATGCAAAGCTGCAAAAAAAGGAAACTTCTCCTACAACTGTAGTTTCTAAAAGATCAAGTCTTGTAGATGCACTTATGCACTATATTGAAAGGGCAGATGATCTGATCAAGAGGTTCAAACATACTGTTTTGTGTACTTAACTTCATGATTGCCTTATGGGGCGTTCTTTATCTGTTTTTTCTTAGTTTCTGTCCTTATTGCTTATGCTTTTTGCTGGTCAATTGTCTTGCTTATTGAAATATGAGTAAGTTACTCAttgtatttttctctatctcCAGCAATCCCCGCATACTGCTTTGTGTACTTAACTTCATGATTGCCTTATGGCAAGGGGCTCCCCATTATGCCAATCTCTTGGATGCTTTAAGAAGGCATGGAAAGTTTTGGGAACACTTGGCCAATGCAATCTCTAACATTGCTAGCAGTGAAATTCCCTTACTTAGGAGTCTTGAAGAAAAAGATGCTTTCAATCTGGCTTACTGTTTCCATTGTCAATCTTCCATACATGGAATCATGGCTTATGAATTATTCTTGCACAAGAAGTTGTTTCATGCAGAGTCACTTGTGAAGGATGTAGCTGAATCCAAGGACAAGGAGCAAAATGcctcaaaaacagaaaaatccaAAGCACCAGATCTTCAGGATCTTAAGGGAATCTGGTCTTCATGGTTCAACGACTCTATTTTAGAGAAACTAATAAAGTCATACACTTCTTGTGgatataataatgatatatatggTGGTGCAAAGGTTAGCTTGatgttattttccttttttaagtaTGCTTGTAATTGTATATCACGCAATTATGGGTATACATTATGaacttttcttcccttttttatttacttCCAGTATGTAGTGTATGTTTTTATATGCTCTAGCATGCAATTTTTCAGGTCGCCACCAGTTTATTCTCTGTTCATGTGATGATGAAATTAGCAGTTTGTGACTCTGGAAGTATATCTGTGTTATTGCTTCAGAAGATTCATGAAATTCTGACGAAGGTTTAATGTCTAATCTATTTTCTTCTAAGAAAGTCATTTATTCTAATTTACTATGTAATGTTGTAAGGGGTATTAATCCATATCTATACATCATACAGATCATTATGAATATGTTATGCttcaaaagaaaatcattttagttGACTATTTTGTCaacattttctaatatataGAAACATTTCTATGTTTGCAGCTCAGCATTCATCCTGCTTTCTCTGAATTGGTGTCTCAGTATTCACAACGTGGTTACAGGTTATAGACTTATCCATGTGTGTTATTTTTTACTTCATAACTTTaaggatttttatttaaactacATGTTATCTGTGACCAAGTTGGAACATCAATGAATAATTCATTTTGCTTCCATATAGTCATGCATGTCCTTTTCATGGAAAATCAACTAACATTTAGAACACTCTGATTTCTCTATAAAAACATAGTATTTTATTAGAAAGAATAAGGGATTTTTCCCAATGTCCAAAAGCCCCAATTCTCCCACAAATGACAAAAGATATCTCTCCCCCTTGACCCCTCTTCTTATTTATAGGCAACGGGTTGTAATTCTTCTAATCATCTCTGCCTAACTAACTCCCTcattaacaattaacaattaGTAACAGAAATCTAATGCTAGATTACTAATAGACACCTAACACTATCATTGTATCACAAAGAATTGTGAGACTGAGAATTAAGGTAACACCATTTTTGAATAAATTCTCATTACTTTCAATTTGAGTCAAAAGTCATGTTTTTTCTTTCCACCATACAATTCATGTCTTGAATTTACCTCGTGCGGAAATaggttttattttcccttgaaTCTGTGAATGGTACATGGGAGGTACATATAGAATGCACAGGACATAAATAAGAACAATAATCTAGCCTAGAAATTAGGGGGATTGATTTCCCTATAAATGCAAATTCTAAATATGGTAAAGCCAGAAATGACAGCTAATAATGATGTACATAAAATCCTAATGAGCTGTACAAACAGAATTTGTTGATTCTAAGTTGATCttcaacactccccctcaatcTGGATGGTAGATATCTATCATACAcagattggatttgatattCTCGTATATATTCCTTGGTAGGGCTTTGGTTAGAATGTCCGCTGTCTATTTGCATGATGGAACATGATTGACACTTAAAATCTTATGATCAATTTTCTCCTTAATGAAATGTATATCGATCTCCTCATGCTTTGTTCTATCATGATGAACTGGATTTTGCAATGCCTATAACAGCcttgttatcacaaaatatccTCATGGTGTAGTTGATAGGAATTCTGATTTCATTCAACATTCGCTTGAGCCATATTCCTTCACAAATACCGTGTGCCATAGCTCTGAATTCTGCTTTGCTTCTGCACTACTCCTAGCCACAACAAACTGTTTCTTGCTTCTCCAAGTTACCATGTTCCCCCATACAAATGTGCAATATCTTGCAGTTGATTTCCTGTCAGATATAGACATCAATACCTCTGAGTTTTTCTGGAAATAGAGCTCTCGGCCTGGTGTACCTTTAAGGTATTGGAGGATTCTATTCACATTTCTCATGTCAGTTCCAGTTGGGTTTGACATAGAACGACTAGCCATGCTTACAGCAAAACCAATGCCTGGCCTAGTATGAGTTAGATAGATTAGTTTTCCAACTAGACTTTGATATCTATCTTTGTCAGCTGCTACACTCTTCTCTTCACTCCTTTTGACGGGTTCTATGGGAGTATTGGCTGTTTTGCATCCAAGCATCCCTGTCTCTTGAAGTAAATCCAGAGTGTACTTCCTTTGAGAAACAGAAATATCATTCTTTGTCCGAGCAATTTCCATCCCTAGAAAATACTTGAGCTGACCTAGATCCTTGACTTCAAATTTCTTGGCTAGAAGATTCTTCAGATGATTTATTTGATCACAATCATCTCTTGTAATTACgatatcatctacatagacaATAAACAAAGCTATCTTTCCATCCACAGAATGCTTAACATAGTATGGTCTGTTATGCATTAAGCGAAACCATCTTGCTTGACAACTTTTGTTAGCCCATCAAACCACACCCTTGGAGATTGTTTGAGGCCATGTAGAGATTTACAAAGCCTGCACACCATGTTTGAGGTGCTGGGTGATTCAAGTCCGGGAGGTATTTGCATATATACCTCCCTCTTCTAACTCCCCATTTAGAAAAGCATTCTTTATGTCTAGTTGGTGTAGAGGCCAATCTAGATTTACTGCTAGAGATAATAGGACCCGAACAGAATTGAGTTTAGCAAAGTGTGAATGTCTCTTCATAATCTACTCCATATGATTGTGTAAATCCCTTTGCAACCAACCGAGCCTTGTACCTGTTTATACTGCCATCAACATTGCATTTAATTGTGAATATCCATTTACATCCCATTGTTGTCTTCCCTTTTGGAATAGTGGTGACTTCCCATGTGTCATTTTTTACAAGTGCTTGAACTTCTTCTATTATAGTTGCTGCCCATTCAGGTCTTTGTAGTGCCTCTTGAATATTTCTTGGAATTTCTACACTGTCAACCGCTGCTACAAAGGACCTGCACTTTTGTGACAATTTTCCATAGGAGACATATCTCTCAATAGGGTGTTGAGTACAATTTCTCACCCCTTTTCTCTTAGCAATAGGAATATCAGTATCTGTTGTATTTATATCAATAGGTTCAAGGTTAGGAAGAATATTACCTGTGGGAACTTCATTTCCAAGAGCCTAGTTGGATTCATGGTTTTGCATTGGAGTTGTGCTTGACTCTACATCCTTCCTCCTTTTTCTCTTGTAAACCTTCCAGTTATCTTCTCGTGTTTCTGGGCCAGGGTTCTGTTGAGACGTAGTTGAAACTTTAACTCATCCTGTTCAGTTTCTGCTGCAGGTTCTGTCACACCAGGGGCGGTTTTTCTTTTGTGGTGGTCGAGGCTGGTTTCCTCTTGCTGCCATTGTCGAGCTCTCAATGGATGGAACTGATATGGATGTTCCCAGCATGAGTTTCCTCCTGCTTTCTTCCCTTCTTACTTCTGAGAAGACTTCCCGAATTTTGGGAAGTGGTTTGGTTCCAAGAATCCTTCCACAAACTTCATCAAGATCCTTGTTTAGTCGCAATAGGAACTTGTAAATCCTATCTTTTTCCACCATTTCCTTATACTTCTTCTTATCTTCTGTACAGCACCATGAAACTTCTTCATATATGTCCAGCTGCTGCCAATGTCTGTAGAGTATGTTAAAATACTCCGTAACAGAGGACTCTCCCTATCGAAGGTGATGGAATATgctttttatctcaaaaacagCAGATGTGTTGTCCACGTTTGAGTACATTTCCTTCACTGCATCCCATATATCTTTTGCAGTGTCATAGAACATAAAATTTTCACCAATTTCATTTGTCATGGTGTTGAGTGGCCATGACATTACTTGACTGTTCTCAAGTTTCCATTTTTGAACATTTGTGTCCCCTTTCTTAGGACACTCTGAATCTCCTGTGATGTAGCCTTCCCTTCCTTTTCCTTGAAGAAAGATCTTGACTGACCTTACCTAGTTCTGACCATTCAGTTTATGATCAATGATGAGGTGAGTAAGCCCATCATGTGAGCTGGTCGGTAATGATCCAATCTCCACCGTGAACGATTCATCAGATTTTTGGTCTCCCATGGCTTGGCGGTCCTAGGTTTAGGGATGGTTCAGATTGAGCTTTGATACCATGCGGAAATAGGTTTTTATTCTCCCTTGAATCTGTGAATGGTACATGTGAGGTATATATAGAATGCACGGGACAGAAATAAGAACAATAATTTAGCCTAGAAATCAGGGGAATTGATCTCCCTATGAATGCAAACTAGTATTAGAGCCCGTGCAATGCACGGACAAACTGATTTATTGTAGAATATCATGAACTGTAACTTTTATACGATTCTATGTAGAATAGTTTTTATGGTTATAAACTTTCTGTGTTTACAAACTAAGGGTTCTGCTAAAAGGGCTGAGGAGGATTGATTTGTTGATATTGGTAAAGACAGAAATGACAGCTAATAATTATGTGTATAAAATTCTAATGAGCTGTACACACAATCTGTTGATTCTGCCTTGATTTTCAACACCTTGTCTAACCAAAACAAATGTATATATTCTTTTGTAATGTACATCAATCATAATTTGAttgtatttcttaattttgCAGTGAAGGGAAGGAACTAAAGAAATTGATACTCAGTGACCTCTTTTATCATTTGCAAGGAGAACTTGAAGGGAGGAAAATTGATATTGGCCCATTCAAAGAATTATCTCAGTATCTTGTCGAATCAAATTTTTTGGGAACGTATCAACACCTGTTCAATGAAGACTCTTTTACAAAGAACATGTTTACAAAGAATGTGTACTTGTTTGACCTTGCACACTTGCGAGAAGATTTGAGATTAGATTTGTGGGATTGTTCTAATTGGAAAACATCCAAGGAGATTGCAGAAACCATGCTGCGTTTCCTGCAGGATGCAAACTCAGTTATGTTGCTTTCAAGTTCAAAGCTTTCTGCTTTGAAAGGACTGATAGCTGTTTTGGCTGTCAACCATTATGATgtgagaatttaaatttctgaTTTCCTTTTGTTGCATTTCCCTATCAGAATAATAGAATTATAGTTGTAAGTTACAAATGTTGAAATGTTCATGTGGTAGCCCAGCTGCTCTGCTGCTGGTTCCTTATGATTGTGAATTTGAGCCCTGCAGTTGGCTTATGCATGATTCTTATAGGTTGAAATGGCTTCTGTTTTAACACGaagcaatattttaaaaaaaaaaacatttttcctcATCTTATTACACTTAAAATGTCTAGGGTTGTTTAGAAAATTGTTCTGATAATGCTATGCTTGAATTCGTTTTACCATGGTGAATAGAAGTCACCAGTAGGATTCTTTGCTTTATAATTATCATTGCTTGCCTGCAAGCATCAAATCTGAAGTACAATAAAAAGATCTTTTTGTGAtggagtttttttaattatttcgagAAAGGTGCCATATCAATTTTGTCCATAATTTGTGGTTGGTTTCTGTTAACATTGGAACAAGAATTGCATTCAAGTTCCTGCGTGAGAGTTTATCCCAATAGGCCAATATTAAATTACATAGGGGAAAGGAAACTTTGACTATGGACCATTAGAAACATTTTAGCATGAAAAGTTGtttaaacattgatgttccAGTTTTCATATACTTTCCTttgtttatatatgtatatatgtatgatgTATTATTTGTATGATTTTGTCATTTATGAATGAGTAACTTTCTTCTTCCTGCCATTTGGTTCCGACTTGTCTCtgtcaaattttcatttttcacatgATCTTGCAGTCACAAGGGAGGGCTACAACTGGAGGGAGAATTTCAGATGAACTCATATTCGCTTTCATGGATAATATATGCCAATCTTTCCTTGCTACCATAGAGACATTATCATCTGTTCTAGACGCCTCTGAGGATATTCTTAACTTTCTTGCATGTCAAGCAGAATTACTCCTCCAGTTGACAAGAACTGTCTGTAAAAGCCTCTCCTTACATGTATCCCTACTTGTTCTGAAATGTGCTAGTTCAGGTCTTAAACTATTGAGTGCACTTAAGCCTTTACCTTCTGAGGCTAATCTGATCATGAAACTTTTACTCACATTGCTGCTTTCAGTACTACAGTCCGACTCCCTTAATGCGCATTCAGATGGGGCAACTGATGAGAGTTCTGGTGAGGACTTCTCAAAGGTTTCAAATGCAACCCTGGGACTACTACCCATTCTTTGCAACTGCATTGCAACTTCTGAGCATTGCATGCTATCCCTATCAGTTATGGACTTGATATTGAGACGCTTCTTGACACCCAGGACTTGGTTACCTGTCCTGCAGAATCATCTCCAACTGCCAATTGTTATGCTGAAACTCCATGATAAAAATTCTGCCTCTATTCCAATAATAATGAAGTTCTTTTTGACCCTTGCACGGGTTAGAGGAGGTGCTGAGATGCTTTATTGTTCTGGCTTCTTGTCATCTTTAAGAGTGCTATTTGCTGAATCCGGTGAGGATTTCTTGAGAATTGGTAGTGAGAATCTGGGCAGCTCATGTGAGAAGTTTGTAATACCGCAGGATATTTGGGGTCTTGGATTAGCTGTGGTTACTGCTATGGTTAAATCCTTGGGAGACAATTCTTCTGGCACCGCTATTGTGGACAGCATGATACCGTACTTTTTTTCAGAGAAAGCTcgtcttatttttaattctctaaatGCCCCAGACTTTCCTTCTGATGATCATGACAAGAAAAGACCTCGGGCACAGAGGGCATGGATTTCTTTAGCTACTCTTAAAGAAACTGAACATACTTTGATGCTCATGTGTGAGCTAGCAAAACATTGGAATTCATGGATTAAGGCAATAAGAAATGTGGATAGACAGCTTAGAGAGAAGTGTATCCATCTTTTAGCCTTCATTAGCAGGGGATCTCAACGCCTTAGTGAATTGTCAAGCAGAAATGCCCCTCTTTTATGTCCACCTACTGTGaaagaggaatttgaaatttgctTAAAACCTTCTTATGTCAATAGCAAAAATGGATGGTTTGCTCTTTCACCACTCGGATGTGTGCCAAAACCGAAGATCTCTTCTTTCTCAACTGCATTATCTACCTATGGTCAAGCAACTGAGAGTAGGAATCCTGCTTCAAAAACAGGCTTCTCTGATACTGTTGCCTTGCAGGTATATAGAATAGCATTTCTCCTTTTAAAGTTTCTTTGTTTACAAACTGAGGGTGCTGCTAAAAGGGCTGAGGAAGTTGGGTTTGTTGATCTTGCACATTTTCCTGAGCTTCCAATGCCAGAAATCTTGCATGGACTGCAGGTACCATGATCTTCACAAATCACATGCATATAATgtttacatttttataataagCCCAAATTtagaagtatttgaaattctgtCAATGGTTTGATTTATGGGTGTGCTTAAGGCTTGCTTTATGCCAAAAATGATTTGTTGTGGGATGCCTGAATCCAAGAAGCAAATAATTGGATGTTTGTCTGAGCCTTATTTTCTTTTGGGTGCAGGATCAAGCTATTGCCATTACTACGGAGCTCTGTGAAGCCAACAAACTAAAGGTCTCCCCAGAAACACAGGATGTTTGCAACTTATTGTTGCAAATACTTGAAATGGCCTTGCACTTGGAACTTTGTGTTCTACAAATTTGTGGCATAAGACCTGTATTAGGACGTGTGGaggatttttcaaaggaagccaAATCTTTATTTAGtggtaatattatttttcatccatCTGTAGCACCTGTGTCTGATTCCATTgcctttttgttattttttcaatatttttgtcTTCTGAAGAAGTGCTAATATTTCTTGATGGCTTGTGCAGCATTGGAGGGTCATGCTTTTCTAAAAGCATCTTGCAACTCTCTAAAACAGATGATATCGTGTGTCTATCCCGGATTGCTGCAGGGAGAGAATTTCATATAAGATTTGATGTAGACAAAAGAGCACATTATTAATTGTACAGAATTTCATAGTGCCAATTGTCAGTCTTCTTTCACTATGTAGCTAGGTATTCCTTGTGTTGATATATAAATGCGGATTTTTTTCTGACCGTTCTTTGTGTTTCTTcatatttatatctttttcttttttaggagAAAAGGTTATCAACATGGGGATAATACATAGGCCGTGTGTTGCATGATTTTCGGTAGTAAATGAATTCTTTGTGCGGCCACGCACCGTGCCTCGGTGATGGTGATTGTGCCCAATGCTGTCTTGGTTTCGCTTGATCAGGACCTGTTCTAAAGGTTGACAAGTTTGACACAATTTTGCAAGGGATGTCAAATACTTGATTTTAACCATAGTTCGCAATTTGTGGTAAATGGACTATCATCATGTAAGTGAAATCGTAATTTACTTATCATATTGAATATCATGGCTCAACAGATTTACTTTATACATCTTTATATTAATTTAGGTCTCCTCTTCTCTAGGCGTTAAACGACCTTAAATATAGCCAAAGCTTATTGGTCTGCAAT harbors:
- the LOC100796560 gene encoding nucleoporin NUP188, with translation MADTSSVDASLWWDSFTVLFSELENSSLTSDLPPNLAKKLKDNHAWFVDTLTRFKPPNQSSKEALSSKTLKIGSHQLTIQPQLKDTALQISSCLLLDEVQSYILVERSIKHNNAAVADSMAPEFLYMMLVQYYKERQCLLKCIRWILMHAIHNGYVAEDNTMKEEARKLFHDGLENKLILFFSNLLSCSFPEQMDVDLFTLWAEETLIEDNLVLDILFLAYYDSFCTCSSEMWKKFISLYKGILAGDYNLGKLSITTETQQLSYHAKVQLLLILIETLNLENVLQMVHDEVPYRKGVSTFSMTDVQEMDALVSTFNAFEMKEAGPLVLAWAVFLYLLLTLVEKDENNELMEIDHISYVRQAFEAGSLRYCLEILECDILKEYDGPVSGYRGVLRTFISAFVASYEINLQPEDSNPTLMLDILCKIYRGEESLCIQFWDKESFIDGPIRSLLCNLESEFPFRTLELVQLLSSLCEGTWPAECVYNFLNRSVGISSLFEISSDLEVVEAQQAVQVPGVEGFFIPAGTRGSVLRVVGENTALVRWEYSPSGMFVLLLHLAQEMYLNSKDGVVYTLDLLSRLVSFNTGVCFAVMDISNSLLFHDVGLMDEQVEKRVWVVDIICNLVKNLTLNSCGAALMSMGVKILGIMLICSPANVAATTLNANLFDITLQTPTFNVGSNGLSSGSWLLSCKLARMLLIDCEQNSNDCPLAISVLDFTIQLVETGVEHDALLALIIFSLQYVLVNHEYWKYKMKHIRWKITLKVLELMKKCISSMPYYGKLGEIINNVLFSDSSIHNTLFQIVCTNAHALEKLHVSRLFDPMEIEGLQLAIGSVLDILSVMLTKLSKDTSSNFPVFLQALFSCTTKPVPVVTSVMSLISYSQDPAIQFGAVRFISMLFAIADCIQPFSYGITCFIPDNEIMDLRHSVNYILLEQSESNEDLFVATVNLFTSAAHYQPSFIVAIFALEENTEGHLSIGDAKLQKKETSPTTVVSKRSSLVDALMHYIERADDLIKSNPRILLCVLNFMIALWQGAPHYANLLDALRRHGKFWEHLANAISNIASSEIPLLRSLEEKDAFNLAYCFHCQSSIHGIMAYELFLHKKLFHAESLVKDVAESKDKEQNASKTEKSKAPDLQDLKGIWSSWFNDSILEKLIKSYTSCGYNNDIYGGAKVATSLFSVHVMMKLAVCDSGSISVLLLQKIHEILTKLSIHPAFSELVSQYSQRGYSEGKELKKLILSDLFYHLQGELEGRKIDIGPFKELSQYLVESNFLGTYQHLFNEDSFTKNMFTKNVYLFDLAHLREDLRLDLWDCSNWKTSKEIAETMLRFLQDANSVMLLSSSKLSALKGLIAVLAVNHYDSQGRATTGGRISDELIFAFMDNICQSFLATIETLSSVLDASEDILNFLACQAELLLQLTRTVCKSLSLHVSLLVLKCASSGLKLLSALKPLPSEANLIMKLLLTLLLSVLQSDSLNAHSDGATDESSGEDFSKVSNATLGLLPILCNCIATSEHCMLSLSVMDLILRRFLTPRTWLPVLQNHLQLPIVMLKLHDKNSASIPIIMKFFLTLARVRGGAEMLYCSGFLSSLRVLFAESGEDFLRIGSENLGSSCEKFVIPQDIWGLGLAVVTAMVKSLGDNSSGTAIVDSMIPYFFSEKARLIFNSLNAPDFPSDDHDKKRPRAQRAWISLATLKETEHTLMLMCELAKHWNSWIKAIRNVDRQLREKCIHLLAFISRGSQRLSELSSRNAPLLCPPTVKEEFEICLKPSYVNSKNGWFALSPLGCVPKPKISSFSTALSTYGQATESRNPASKTGFSDTVALQVYRIAFLLLKFLCLQTEGAAKRAEEVGFVDLAHFPELPMPEILHGLQDQAIAITTELCEANKLKVSPETQDVCNLLLQILEMALHLELCVLQICGIRPVLGRVEDFSKEAKSLFSALEGHAFLKASCNSLKQMISCVYPGLLQGENFI